The following proteins come from a genomic window of Lolium rigidum isolate FL_2022 chromosome 5, APGP_CSIRO_Lrig_0.1, whole genome shotgun sequence:
- the LOC124654496 gene encoding trimethyltridecatetraene synthase-like, translated as MELPPWVPFFAVVLATVLFLATILRRGGHRTYRLPPGPKPWPIIGNLNLMGALPHRSIHALSNKYGPLMYLRFGSFPVVIGSSAEMARFFLKTHDAVFIDRPKMAAGKYNTYNYSDITWSPYGAYWRQARKICLTELFSAKRLESYQYIRTEEMRALLHDLHEASGRVVVLKEFLSTMSHNVITRMVLGKKYLHTNEGDSGTTLEQCKWMIDEWFVLNGVLNIGDSIPWLGWMDLQGYIKRMKKLNKMFDGFLEHVVEEHEGRRRLEGDSFVAKDMVDVLLEIASDPNLEVQIHRDGIKAFIQDLIAGGTESSAMAVEWAMSEMLKKPELFANATAELDRVVGRGRWVTEEDIPSLPYLEAIVKETVRLHPAGPMLAPRLSRKDASVGGYDIPVGTRVFVSVWAIGRDPALWDAPEEFMPERFLGSKIDVKGHDFELLPFGSGRRMCPGYSLGLKVIQVSLANLLHGFAWRLPDGMVKEELSMEEIFGMTTPRKFPLEAVVEPKLAAHLYTKV; from the exons ATGGAGCTACCACCATGGGTGCCCTTCTTCGCCGTCGTGCTTGCAACAGTGCTCTTCCTGGCAACCATTCTCCGTCGTGGTGGCCACCGCACATACAGGCTTCCTCCTGGACCTAAGCCATGGCCGATCATCGGCAACCTTAACCTCATGGGCGCGCTCCCGCACCGCTCCATCCATGCGCTCTCCAACAAGTACGGCCCTCTCATGTACCTCCGATTCGGCTCTTTCCCTGTCGTGATCGGATCGTCGGCGGAGATGGCCAGGTTCTTCCTCAAGACCCACGACGCAGTGTTCATCGACCGGCCTAAGATGGCCGCTGGCAAGTACAACACGTACAACTATAGCGACATCACTTGGTCCCCGTACGGCGCCTACTGGCGCCAGGCACGCAAGATATGCCTGACCGAGCTCTTCAGTGCCAAGCGACTGGAGTCGTACCAGTACATCCGCACCGAGGAGATGCGCGCGCTCCTGCACGATCTGCATGAGGCCTCCGGGCGCGTCGTGGTGCTCAAGGAGTTCTTGTCCACCATGAGCCACAACGTGATCACCCGCATGGTGCTGGGCAAGAAGTATCTGCACACCAACGAAGGGGACTCCGGGACGACGCTGGAGCAGTGCAAGTGGATGATCGACGAGTGGTTCGTGCTCAACGGCGTGCTCAACATCGGCGACTCCATCCCGTGGCTCGGCTGGATGGACCTGCAGGGGTACatcaagaggatgaagaagctgaATAAGATGTTTGATGGGTTCCTCGAACATGTCGTGGAAGAGCATGAAGGGCGACGCCGCCTCGAGGGGGATAGCTTCGTGGCAAAGGACATGGTCGACGTGCTGCTGGAGATAGCCAGCGACCCCAATCTCGAGGTACAGATCCACCGGGATGGGATCAAGGCGTTCATTCAG GATCTCATCGCGGGCGGGACAGAAAGCTCGGCCATGGCGGTTGAGTGGGCAATGTCGGAGATGCTCAAGAAACCCGAGCTGTTCGCCAATGCCACGGCGGAGCTGGACCGCGTGGTGGGGCGAGGCCGCTGGGTGACTGAGGAGGACATCCCGAGTCTCCCGTATTTGGAGGCAATTGTCAAAGAGACTGTGCGGCTGCACCCGGCAGGGCCGATGCTAGCGCCTCGCCTGTCCCGCAAGGACGCCTCCGTTGGTGGCTACGACATCCCTGTTGGCACGCGCGTTTTCGTTAGCGTGTGGGCCATCGGCCGCGACCCGGCGTTGTGGGATGCCCCGGAGGAATTCATGCCAGAGCGGTTCCTCGGCAGCAAGATCGATGTAAAGGGGCATGACTTCGAGTTGCTGCCTTTCGGGTCCGGGCGGCGGATGTGCCCTGGGTACAGCCTCGGGCTCAAGGTTATCCAGGTGAGCCTGGCCAACCTGCTGCACGGCTTTGCCTGGAGGCTCCCCGACGGCATGGTGAAGGAGGAGCTAAGCATGGAGGAGATATTCGGGATGACCACGCCGCGGAAGTTCCCGCTTGAAGCCGTCGTGGAGCCTAAGCTCGCCGCTCACCTCTACACCAAGGTTTGA